One region of Citrus sinensis cultivar Valencia sweet orange chromosome 6, DVS_A1.0, whole genome shotgun sequence genomic DNA includes:
- the LOC102612877 gene encoding uncharacterized protein LOC102612877, giving the protein MQTLLFIFLLLLLPLFILFKFVTAEGDFTLMSKKHVKKEEIEDKVVWITGASRGIGEVIAKQLARLGAKLILSARNAAELERVREQLVGKHAPAEVKILPLDLASGEDSLRVAVEKAESFFPGAGVDYMIHNAAYERPKSTALEVSEESLKATINVNVLGTISLTRLLAPFMLRRGKGHFVVMSSAAGKTPAPGQAVYSASKYALNGYFHTLRSELCQKGIKVTVVCPGPIRTANDSEATASGNVSSQKYVSSERCAELTIIAATHGLKEVWISNQPVLAVIYLVQYMPTIGYWLMDKIGGKRVEIAAQKGNTYSLSLLFGGKNKAA; this is encoded by the exons ATGCAAACTTTGCTCTTCATTTTTCTACTTCTCCTTCTTCCCTTATTTATCCTCTTCAAATTCGTCACTGCTGAAG GTGACTTCACGTTAATGTCAAAGAAGCAtgtaaagaaagaagaaatagaagatAAG GTAGTTTGGATTACTGGGGCTAGCCGTGGAATCG GTGAGGTTATCGCTAAACAATTGGCAAGGCTAGGTGCGAAACTCATTCTTTCAGCACGAAATGCAGCTGAATTGGAGCGAGTTAGGGAGCAGCTGGTAG GTAAGCACGCACCTGCTGAAGTGAAGATTTTACCTTTGGATTTGGCATCCGGTGAGGATTCACTTAGGGTGGCTGTAGAAAAAGCAGAATCCTTTTTCCCAGGTGCCGGTGTTGATTATATGATCCACAATGCAGCTTATGAGCGCCCC AAATCAACAGCTTTAGAAGTCTCGGAGGAAAGCCTCAAG GCTACAATCAATGTCAATGTTCTGGGGACAATATCTCTTACACGGCTATTGGCACCCTTCATGCTGAGGCGGGGAAAGGGTCATTTTGTTGTG ATGAGCAGTGCTGCGGGGAAGACACCTGCACCTGGTCAGGCTGTATACTCTGCTTCTAAATACGCTCTGAATGGGTACTTTCACACATTGCGTTCTGAG CTCTGTCAGAAGGGGATTAAGGTGACAGTTGTTTGTCCAGGGCCAATACGAACGGCAAATGATTCTGAAGCAACAGCTTCAGGAAATGTTTCTTCTCAG AAGTATGTATCATCAGAAAGATGCGCAGAGCTCACAATCATTGCTGCCACCCATGGTCTAAAGGAAGTTTGGATATCAAACCAG CCTGTGCTTGCTGTAATCTATCTGGTGCAATACATGCCGACCATTGGATACTGGCTCATGGACAAG ATTGGGGGGAAGCGAGTAGAAATTGCTGCACAGAAAGGCAACACTTACTCACTGAGCTTActgtttgggggaaaaaataaagcaGCCTGA
- the LOC107176621 gene encoding uncharacterized protein LOC107176621 encodes MDMSMIDAASGGALVDKTPKAARNLIANMAANSQQFNIRNDLLPPPKRVNETTQTQLQHLENQIGQLATSMSRIEGRTSGKLPSQPKINPKENASSMSLRSGKQLEPLLTKSSKVSTTSSPFVTNSSSEALPLTRKDDSYSALPVDPSGQVSTPSPRINSLFIPPPFPSRFKQSKKKEQEKEIHETFRKVEVNIPLFDAIKQVPRYAKFLKELCSNKRKLSGNEKVSVGENVSTVIQRKLPPKCKDPDPMEETGIIIQLLNRSNAYPRGVMEDVLVQVNELVFPVDFYIIEMEDELSPNPTPILLGRPFLKTARTKIDVHD; translated from the exons ATGGATATGAGTATGATTGATGCCGCTAGTGGAGGAGCACTCGTGGATAAGACACCAAAAGCAGCTCGAAATCTCATTGCTAACATGGCTGCTAATTCCCAACAGTTCAACATCAGGAACGATCTACTGCCGCCACCTAAGCGAGTCAATGAG ACTACCCAGACacaactccaacatttagAGAATCAAATTGGCCAACTGGCCACATCTATGAGTAGGATAGAGGGTAGAACTTCAGGAAAGTTACCTTCTCAACCAAAAATTAATCCAAAGGAGAATGCTAGTTCTATGTCTCTTAGGAGCGGAAAGCAATTGGAACCATTATTAACTAAGTCATCAAAAGTGTCCACAACATCATCGCCTTTTGTGACTAATTCCTCCTCTGAGGCTCTTCCTTTAACAAGGAAAGACGATTCCTACTCGGCATTGCCAGTCGATCCATCTGGCCAGGTAAGTACCCCCTCACCTCGAATTAATTCTCTTTTCATTCCTCCACCATTTCCTAGCAGATTTAAACAATCCAAGAAAAAGgaacaagaaaaagagatcCATGAGACCTTTCGTAAAGTAGAGGTAAATATTCCTCTatttgatgctattaaacaagtgcCGCGTTATGCAAAGTTTTTGAAGGAATTATGCAGCAACAAGCGAAAGTTGAGCGGTAACGAAAAGGTAAGTGTTGGAGAGAATGTTTCTACtgtaattcaaagaaaacttccgcctaagtgcaaggatccag ATCCAATGGAAGAAACTGgtataattattcaattgCTTAACAGATCTAATGCTTACCCGAGGGGGGTTATGGAAGATGTTCTTGTGCAGGTCAATGAATTGGTCTTTCCAGTTGatttttatatcattgaaATGGAGGATGAGTTGTCACCCAATCCCACTCCTATTCTGTTGGGGCGGCCATTCCTTAAGACAGCCCGAACCAAGATTGATGTTCACGATTGA